One genomic window of Streptomonospora nanhaiensis includes the following:
- a CDS encoding sensor histidine kinase has product MESAKRKRRASIRRRSRRAVLLPAAAFVALWLTVSSYLVLNAFQMVGAARALDELSTPAAVSLVSVMDERSQTVAYLENPEEFRAQLEETRRESDKLTQEVFDRFEPFRDLASDAIRQRIADFESQYRGIDDIRAEVDEGTASREEVLRDYNRVMTVAANLFDEQSRGHPEPTAIGPGLSATNTFRVVDLLAQSDAQLTRSFANGSLTHEDQHEFTRLSSSYHAILDSIRPFMSDAQTAKLETLMESEDYQRLVEYEQRIVDREIAVSIDPVTGEETRDTTVPVSEREWREVYVPVKDALTDIGASESYHAADLQTRAATLALSLALGGTLGVALLGFAAISIAVRTTNSVVTRLGRLRDETDQRANEFLPELAERLRRNEPVDSTAIPPLTASDDEIGEVATAFDKAQRFAVDAAVRQAELLHGINRVFLNIAHRSQTLIHRQLRLLDRMEREQEDPEQLTELFKLDHLATRSRRNAENLLILGGENPGRTWHRPMPLVDVLRGAISESGDYTRVDRQQIARVSLKGPAVADVIHLVAELVDNATTFSPPHSQVRLSSEQVPNGVVVEIEDRGLGMQEDEFEAANDILANPPEFDVMRLNEKMRLGLFVVSRLAKRHDIKVRLRSSPYGGVQAIVLLPAELIATEHEIAAAASSDTGERALPGAGERAEGAEHAEGTAESGAARAGAAPREDAPAGDMLAGRGAAPSGAAEAADPPTTGALRRGDGLTPAEAGHTATGLPRRAAPGGEAGGGARADVLSGPAPGGRGAHARRTAPAPAANGAHTGTGTGTGTAGPAAGGNGSGGGAPRGDSRPPLPKRNPQTHLAPQLHQTPPSAYSTPAAPAMEEEDRSERLRRNMAAFQQGTRRGRLEGQQRQNDSDKDSRP; this is encoded by the coding sequence GTGGAGTCAGCGAAGAGAAAGCGGAGGGCGAGTATCCGCCGCCGCTCGCGCAGGGCGGTCCTGCTGCCCGCGGCGGCGTTCGTCGCCCTCTGGCTCACCGTCAGCAGCTACCTGGTCCTCAACGCCTTCCAGATGGTGGGCGCCGCCCGGGCCCTGGACGAGCTGTCCACCCCGGCCGCGGTGTCGCTGGTGTCGGTCATGGACGAGCGCTCGCAGACGGTCGCCTACCTGGAGAACCCCGAGGAGTTCCGCGCCCAACTGGAGGAGACCCGGCGGGAGTCCGACAAGCTCACCCAGGAGGTCTTCGACCGGTTCGAGCCGTTCCGCGACCTCGCCTCCGACGCGATCCGGCAGCGCATCGCCGACTTCGAGAGCCAGTACCGCGGCATCGACGACATCCGCGCCGAGGTGGACGAGGGCACCGCCTCCCGCGAGGAGGTCCTGCGCGACTACAACCGCGTCATGACGGTGGCGGCCAACCTGTTCGACGAGCAGTCGCGCGGCCACCCCGAGCCCACCGCGATCGGCCCGGGCCTGAGCGCCACCAACACCTTCCGCGTGGTCGACCTGCTCGCCCAGAGCGACGCCCAGCTCACCCGCAGCTTCGCCAACGGCAGCCTCACCCACGAGGACCAGCACGAGTTCACCCGGCTGAGCAGCTCCTACCACGCCATCCTCGACTCCATCCGGCCGTTCATGAGCGACGCCCAGACGGCCAAGCTGGAGACGCTGATGGAGAGCGAGGACTACCAGCGGCTGGTGGAGTACGAGCAGCGCATCGTCGACCGCGAGATCGCGGTCTCCATCGACCCGGTCACCGGCGAGGAGACCCGCGACACCACGGTGCCCGTCAGCGAGCGGGAGTGGCGCGAGGTCTACGTCCCGGTCAAGGACGCCCTGACCGACATCGGCGCCAGCGAGTCCTACCACGCCGCCGACCTGCAGACCCGGGCGGCCACGCTCGCGCTGTCCCTGGCGCTGGGCGGCACCCTGGGCGTGGCGCTCCTGGGCTTCGCGGCCATCTCCATCGCCGTGCGCACCACCAACAGCGTGGTCACCCGCCTGGGCCGGCTGCGCGACGAGACCGACCAGCGCGCCAACGAGTTCCTGCCCGAGCTGGCCGAGCGGCTGCGCCGCAACGAGCCGGTCGACTCCACCGCGATCCCGCCGCTGACCGCCAGCGACGACGAGATCGGCGAGGTCGCCACCGCGTTCGACAAGGCCCAGCGCTTCGCCGTGGACGCCGCCGTGCGCCAGGCCGAACTGCTGCACGGCATCAACCGGGTGTTCCTCAACATCGCCCACCGCAGCCAGACGCTGATCCACCGCCAGCTCCGCCTGCTGGACCGCATGGAGCGCGAGCAGGAGGACCCCGAGCAGCTCACCGAGCTGTTCAAGCTGGACCACCTGGCCACCCGCTCCCGACGCAACGCCGAGAACCTGCTCATCCTCGGCGGCGAGAACCCGGGCCGCACCTGGCACCGGCCCATGCCGCTGGTGGACGTGCTGCGCGGCGCCATCTCCGAGTCGGGCGACTACACCCGGGTCGACCGCCAGCAGATCGCCCGCGTGTCCCTGAAGGGCCCGGCGGTCGCCGACGTCATCCACCTGGTGGCCGAGCTGGTCGACAACGCCACCACGTTCTCCCCGCCGCACAGCCAGGTCCGGCTCAGCAGCGAGCAGGTGCCCAACGGCGTGGTCGTGGAGATCGAGGACCGCGGCCTGGGCATGCAGGAGGACGAGTTCGAGGCGGCCAACGACATCCTGGCCAACCCGCCCGAGTTCGACGTCATGCGGCTCAACGAGAAGATGCGGCTGGGCCTGTTCGTGGTCTCGCGGCTGGCCAAGCGGCACGACATCAAGGTGCGGCTGCGCTCCTCGCCCTACGGCGGCGTGCAGGCCATCGTGCTGCTGCCCGCCGAGCTGATCGCGACCGAGCACGAGATCGCCGCCGCGGCCTCCTCCGACACCGGCGAGCGGGCCCTGCCCGGCGCCGGGGAGCGCGCCGAGGGTGCTGAGCACGCTGAGGGCACCGCCGAGTCGGGCGCCGCGCGCGCCGGCGCCGCCCCCCGCGAGGACGCGCCCGCGGGCGACATGCTCGCCGGCCGCGGCGCCGCGCCGTCGGGCGCCGCCGAGGCCGCCGACCCGCCGACCACCGGTGCCCTGCGCCGGGGCGACGGCCTGACCCCCGCCGAGGCCGGCCACACCGCCACCGGCCTGCCGCGCCGCGCGGCGCCGGGCGGCGAGGCCGGCGGCGGGGCCCGCGCCGACGTCCTGAGCGGGCCGGCCCCGGGCGGGCGCGGCGCCCACGCGCGGCGCACCGCGCCGGCTCCCGCCGCCAACGGCGCGCACACCGGCACCGGTACCGGGACCGGCACCGCCGGACCGGCCGCCGGCGGGAACGGATCGGGCGGCGGCGCCCCCCGCGGCGACTCCCGCCCGCCGCTGCCCAAGCGCAATCCGCAGACGCACCTGGCCCCGCAACTGCACCAGACACCGCCGTCGGCGTACTCCACCCCCGCAGCCCCGGCGATGGAGGAGGAGGACCGCTCCGAGCGGCTGCGCCGCAACATGGCGGCGTTCCAGCAGGGAACGCGCCGCGGCCGTCTTGAGGGGCAACAGCGCCAGAACGATTCGGATAAGGACTCCCGACCGTGA
- a CDS encoding roadblock/LC7 domain-containing protein: MTNNAAKDLNWLLDELVERAVGARYAIVLSADGLLIGRCNSLDTDEAEHLSAVASAFQSLARGTGRQFNGGKVLQTVVEMEHAYLFVTGSGSGACLAVIAEETSDVGLIAYEMNVLVEQVGRFLDASPRHPGAAATSTGPVPGSSSR; this comes from the coding sequence GTGACGAACAACGCCGCCAAGGACCTGAACTGGCTGCTGGACGAGCTTGTGGAACGGGCCGTCGGCGCCAGGTACGCCATCGTCCTCTCCGCCGACGGCCTGCTGATCGGCCGCTGCAACTCCCTGGACACCGACGAGGCCGAGCACCTGTCGGCCGTGGCCTCGGCCTTCCAGAGCCTGGCGCGCGGCACCGGCCGCCAGTTCAACGGCGGCAAGGTGCTGCAGACCGTGGTGGAGATGGAGCACGCCTACCTCTTCGTCACCGGATCGGGCAGCGGCGCCTGCCTGGCGGTGATCGCCGAGGAGACCTCCGACGTCGGCCTCATCGCCTACGAGATGAACGTCCTCGTGGAGCAGGTCGGCCGCTTCCTCGACGCGTCGCCCCGCCACCCGGGAGCCGCCGCCACCTCCACTGGGCCCGTGCCCGGAAGCTCCTCCCGATAA
- a CDS encoding DUF742 domain-containing protein, translating to MADQHEPGLEEANDPLVRPYVIAQGRERGNAVQLDMISVVIAARADVDEMALEPEQVRILELCRRPQSVAEISAHLDIPVAVVKVLLGDLISRGYALARAPYTQQSPVSRDILQAVLDGIQRL from the coding sequence ATGGCTGACCAGCACGAACCAGGGCTGGAGGAGGCCAACGACCCCCTGGTCCGGCCCTACGTCATCGCCCAGGGGCGCGAACGGGGCAACGCCGTCCAACTCGACATGATCAGCGTGGTCATCGCGGCGCGCGCCGACGTGGACGAGATGGCGCTGGAGCCCGAGCAGGTGCGGATCCTGGAACTGTGCCGCCGCCCCCAGTCGGTGGCGGAGATCTCGGCCCACCTGGACATCCCCGTCGCGGTCGTCAAGGTCCTGCTCGGCGACCTCATCAGCCGGGGCTACGCCCTGGCCCGCGCCCCCTACACCCAGCAGAGCCCGGTGAGCCGGGACATACTCCAGGCGGTACTCGATGGAATCCAACGTCTCTGA
- a CDS encoding GTP-binding protein has product MESNVSEHGGQRIPSAIKILIAGGFGAGKTTLVGSVSEIAPLSTEEVMTEASMGVDDLDGVEAKTTTTVALDFGRITINDDLVLYLFGTPGQKRFWFMWEELALGALGAVVLADTRRLDTCFPAVDFFERHQLPFVVAVNCFDGADRYTEDEVQQALSLGADVPVLLCDARVRQSGKTVLEALVRHVADRMATPV; this is encoded by the coding sequence ATGGAATCCAACGTCTCTGAGCACGGCGGGCAGCGCATCCCCTCGGCGATCAAGATCCTCATCGCCGGCGGGTTCGGGGCCGGCAAGACCACCCTCGTCGGCTCGGTCAGCGAGATCGCGCCGCTGAGCACCGAGGAGGTCATGACCGAGGCCAGCATGGGCGTCGACGACCTCGACGGGGTCGAGGCGAAGACCACCACCACGGTGGCGCTGGACTTCGGCCGCATCACGATCAACGACGACCTGGTGCTGTACCTGTTCGGCACCCCGGGCCAGAAGCGGTTCTGGTTCATGTGGGAGGAGCTGGCCCTGGGCGCCCTGGGCGCGGTGGTGCTGGCCGACACCCGCCGCCTGGACACCTGCTTCCCGGCGGTGGACTTCTTCGAGCGGCACCAGCTGCCGTTCGTGGTGGCGGTCAACTGCTTCGACGGCGCCGACCGCTACACCGAGGACGAGGTCCAGCAGGCCCTGAGCCTGGGCGCCGACGTGCCGGTGCTGCTGTGCGACGCACGCGTGCGCCAGTCGGGCAAGACCGTGCTGGAGGCCCTGGTCCGGCACGTCGCCGACCGCATGGCCACCCCGGTCTAG
- a CDS encoding decaprenylphospho-beta-D-erythro-pentofuranosid-2-ulose 2-reductase: MRNAVGAVGTVLLLGGRSEIGAAVAERLVRDGARRVVLAAREAADSTEVAAVAERLRAAGAREVHPVDFDAARPDTHAGVVAAAVALAGDLDVVVDAFGVLGEQAEFDADPAAAAEAATATYTGHVSAGLAVAARLREQGHGTLVVVSSVAGVRVRRANFVYGSAKAGLDGFAQGLADSLHGSGARVMIVRPGYVATRMSAHVSAAPFPATPGQVADAVADGLRTGAHVVWVPRVLRLVFAGMRLLPRPLWRRLPR, translated from the coding sequence ATGCGCAACGCCGTCGGCGCGGTCGGCACCGTGCTGCTGCTGGGCGGACGCAGCGAGATCGGCGCGGCGGTGGCCGAGCGGCTGGTGCGCGACGGCGCCCGCCGGGTCGTGCTGGCCGCCCGCGAGGCCGCCGACTCCACCGAGGTGGCCGCCGTCGCCGAGCGGCTGCGCGCGGCCGGTGCCCGCGAGGTCCACCCCGTCGACTTCGACGCCGCCCGGCCCGACACCCACGCCGGAGTGGTGGCGGCGGCCGTGGCGCTGGCCGGCGACCTCGACGTCGTGGTCGACGCCTTCGGCGTGCTCGGCGAGCAGGCGGAGTTCGACGCCGACCCGGCCGCCGCCGCCGAGGCCGCCACCGCCACCTACACCGGCCACGTGTCGGCGGGCCTGGCCGTGGCCGCCCGGCTGCGCGAGCAGGGCCACGGCACCCTCGTGGTGGTGTCCTCGGTGGCGGGCGTGCGGGTGCGCCGCGCCAACTTCGTCTACGGGTCGGCCAAGGCCGGGCTCGACGGCTTCGCCCAGGGCCTGGCCGACTCCCTGCACGGCAGCGGCGCCCGCGTCATGATCGTGCGCCCTGGCTACGTGGCCACCCGGATGTCGGCCCACGTTTCGGCCGCGCCGTTCCCGGCGACGCCCGGCCAGGTCGCCGACGCGGTCGCCGACGGCCTGCGCACCGGCGCCCACGTGGTGTGGGTGCCCCGGGTGCTGCGCCTGGTGTTCGCCGGGATGCGGCTGCTGCCCCGCCCGCTGTGGCGCCGGCTGCCCCGCTGA
- a CDS encoding FAD-binding oxidoreductase, with product MAQPPPAARAGTPALLTGWGRTAPSAATVVRPRTAAEVAAALEAAAARPAERRRGVVARGLGRSYGDAAQCAGGVVLDCAHLAPGHRLDPAAGTVTASAGTSLADLIAALLPHGYFPPVVPGTRNVTVGGAIAADIHGKNHHADSSFGAHVRSLRLVTPDGAERAVSPAEDPDLFWATVGGMGLTGVVTEATFGVLPVETSAMRVDTDRVPDLDSALAAMSATDDRYRYTVCWIDLLARGAALGRGVLTRAHHARADELPPARRRAPLAYAPHALAAAPPLVPPGLLNPLSVRAFNTAYYARAPRRERGRVRPLTGFFHPLDAVRGWNRLYGPRGLVQYQFAVPFGAEDELRRVVAALAAAGAPSFLTVLKRFGPGTPAPLSFPVPGWTLALDLPAEFPGLARLLRRLDERVLAAGGRIYLAKDSRADPETVHAMYPGLAAWRAVRARVDPRGVLTSDLARRLEL from the coding sequence ATGGCCCAGCCGCCGCCCGCCGCGCGCGCGGGCACGCCCGCGCTGCTCACCGGATGGGGGCGCACCGCGCCCAGCGCGGCCACCGTGGTGCGCCCGCGCACGGCCGCCGAGGTCGCCGCGGCGCTGGAGGCGGCCGCGGCCCGGCCGGCCGAGCGCCGCCGCGGCGTCGTGGCGCGCGGCCTGGGCCGCTCCTACGGCGACGCCGCCCAGTGCGCCGGGGGAGTGGTGCTGGACTGCGCCCACCTGGCGCCCGGCCACCGGCTCGACCCCGCCGCCGGCACCGTCACCGCCTCGGCCGGCACCAGCCTCGCCGACCTCATCGCCGCCCTGCTGCCGCACGGGTACTTCCCGCCGGTGGTGCCCGGCACCCGGAACGTCACCGTGGGCGGCGCGATCGCCGCCGACATCCACGGCAAGAACCACCACGCCGACTCCTCCTTCGGCGCCCACGTGCGCTCCCTGCGCCTCGTCACCCCCGACGGCGCCGAGCGCGCCGTCTCGCCCGCCGAGGACCCCGACCTGTTCTGGGCCACGGTCGGCGGCATGGGCCTGACCGGGGTCGTCACCGAGGCCACCTTCGGCGTCCTGCCGGTGGAGACCTCGGCCATGCGGGTCGACACCGACCGCGTGCCCGACCTGGACTCCGCGCTGGCCGCCATGAGCGCCACCGACGACCGCTACCGCTACACCGTGTGCTGGATCGACCTGCTGGCGCGCGGCGCGGCCCTGGGCCGGGGCGTGCTCACCCGCGCCCACCACGCCCGCGCCGACGAGCTGCCGCCCGCCCGGCGGCGCGCGCCCCTGGCCTACGCGCCGCACGCGCTGGCCGCCGCGCCGCCCCTGGTGCCGCCCGGACTGCTCAACCCGCTGAGCGTGCGCGCCTTCAACACCGCCTACTACGCCCGCGCGCCCCGGCGCGAGCGCGGCCGCGTGCGGCCCCTGACCGGGTTCTTCCACCCGCTGGACGCCGTGCGCGGCTGGAACCGGCTCTACGGCCCGCGCGGGCTGGTGCAGTACCAGTTCGCCGTGCCCTTCGGCGCCGAGGACGAGCTGCGCCGGGTCGTGGCCGCCCTCGCGGCGGCGGGCGCGCCCTCGTTCCTCACCGTGCTCAAGCGGTTCGGCCCGGGCACCCCGGCGCCGCTGTCCTTCCCCGTGCCCGGGTGGACGCTGGCGCTGGACCTGCCCGCCGAGTTCCCCGGCCTGGCCCGGCTGCTGCGGCGGCTCGACGAGCGGGTGCTGGCCGCCGGAGGGCGGATCTACCTGGCCAAGGACAGCCGGGCCGACCCCGAGACGGTGCACGCCATGTACCCCGGGCTGGCCGCGTGGCGCGCGGTGCGCGCGCGGGTCGACCCCCGGGGCGTGCTCACCTCCGACCTCGCCCGCCGCCTGGAGCTGTGA
- a CDS encoding decaprenyl-phosphate phosphoribosyltransferase, whose protein sequence is MGEAERTAPQDPAAAAAGPAPALAPAPRPRSGRRAPALLRAARPRQWLKNLLVFAAPGTAGLLTDPGALAWSGAAFVLFCAASSGTYLLNDARDAERDRLHEHKRRRPVAAGEVSVRTAVAAGAVLVAAVPAAVLATGNWPLLAVLTGYLLLTGAYTLGLKNVTVVDLVAVAGCHVLRAVAGGAAIGAPLTSWFLIVVSLGALLVVTGKREAELRTPGGARTRDTLARYSLSYLAQVRTMASAAMIVTYCLWALETPTETAHRVVHGLSIVPFIAVVLRYHLLVDRGVGEEPEEIALRDRPLQLCAAALLALIALGVYWG, encoded by the coding sequence ATGGGCGAGGCGGAGCGCACCGCGCCGCAGGACCCGGCCGCCGCGGCGGCCGGGCCGGCGCCCGCTTTGGCCCCGGCCCCGCGGCCCCGCTCGGGGCGCCGCGCCCCCGCGCTGCTGCGCGCGGCCCGGCCCCGCCAGTGGCTGAAGAACCTGCTGGTCTTCGCGGCGCCGGGCACCGCGGGACTGCTCACCGACCCCGGCGCGCTGGCCTGGAGCGGTGCGGCGTTCGTCCTGTTCTGCGCGGCCTCCAGCGGCACCTACCTGCTCAACGACGCCCGCGACGCCGAGCGCGACCGGCTGCACGAGCACAAGCGCCGCCGCCCCGTGGCCGCCGGCGAGGTCTCGGTGCGCACCGCCGTCGCCGCGGGCGCGGTGCTGGTGGCGGCGGTCCCGGCGGCGGTCCTGGCCACCGGCAACTGGCCGCTGCTGGCCGTGCTCACCGGCTACCTGCTGCTGACCGGCGCCTACACGCTGGGGCTGAAGAACGTCACCGTGGTGGACCTGGTCGCGGTGGCCGGCTGCCACGTGCTGCGCGCCGTCGCCGGCGGCGCCGCCATCGGCGCGCCGCTGACGAGCTGGTTCCTCATCGTGGTGTCCCTGGGCGCGCTGCTGGTGGTCACCGGCAAGCGCGAGGCCGAGCTGCGCACCCCCGGCGGGGCCCGCACGCGCGACACCCTGGCCCGCTACAGTCTGAGCTACCTGGCGCAGGTGCGCACCATGGCCTCGGCCGCCATGATCGTCACCTACTGCCTGTGGGCGCTGGAGACCCCCACCGAGACCGCGCACCGCGTGGTCCACGGCCTGAGCATCGTGCCGTTCATCGCGGTGGTGCTGCGCTACCACCTGCTGGTGGACCGCGGGGTCGGCGAGGAGCCCGAGGAGATCGCGCTGCGCGACCGCCCGCTCCAGCTCTGCGCGGCGGCGCTGCTGGCGCTGATCGCGCTCGGCGTCTACTGGGGCTGA